A genomic window from Vigna radiata var. radiata cultivar VC1973A chromosome 2, Vradiata_ver6, whole genome shotgun sequence includes:
- the LOC106756237 gene encoding trehalose-phosphate phosphatase A — protein sequence MDLKSNHTPVLTDSAPVTKSRLCAHSSLLPYSHSGATFTHGMLLTIPRKKTGILEDVRSSGWLDAMKSSSPPARKITKDFSHGFASSDSDTAGAYFSWLLKYPSALTSFDQITNYAKGKRIALFMDYDGTLSPIVDNPDCAFMSDNMRAAVKKVAEYFPTAIISGRSRDKVYQFVGLTELYYAGSHGMDIIGPVRQSESDNHPNCIRSTDKQGKEVNLFQPAAEFVPMINEVLKSLDECTKDIKGAKVENNKFCVSVHYRNVDEKYWDVVGQRVHDVLKGYPRLRLTHGRKVLEIRPVINWDKGKAVTFLLESLGLNNCDDVLPIYIGDDRTDEDAFKVLREGNKGYGILVSSSPKESNAVYSLRDPSEVMEFLKSLVLWKSSCLKSLI from the exons GAAATCGAATCATACTCCTGTTCTCACTGATTCTGCACCCGTAACAAAGTCTAGGCTGTGTGCGCATTCCAGTTTGTTGCCTTACTCCCATTCCGGGGCAACTTTTACGCATGGAATGTTATTGACTATCCCAAGGAAGAAAACAGGAATTCTTGAGGATGTTCGTTCCAGTGGTTGGTTGGATGCCATGAAATCATCTTCACCTCCAGCCAGGAAGATAACAAAGGATTTTAGCCATGGGTTTGCATCATCTGACTCTGACACTGCTGGTGCTTATTTTAGCTGGCTG CTAAAATACCCATCTGCTCTTACATCTTTTGATCAAATCACAAACTATGCAAAAGGGAAAAGAATTGCGTTGTTTATGGATTATGATGGAACTCTTTCCCCAATTGTGGATAATCCTGACTGTGCGTTCATGTCGGACAAT ATGCGAGCTGCTGTTAAAAAGGTGGCAGAGTATTTTCCAACAGCAATAATTAGTGGAAGAAGTCGTGACAAG GTATATCAATTTGTAGGACTAACAGAACTCTACTACGCTGGTAGTCACGGGATGGACATCATTGGCCCTGTTAGACAATCTGAATCTGATAATCACCCGAATTGCATTAGGTCTACAGACAAGCAG GGTAAGGAAGTAAATTTATTCCAACCCGCTGCTGAATTTGTGCCCATGATTAATGAG GTCCTCAAGTCTCTTGATGAGTGTACGAAAGACATTAAAGGTGCTAAAGTAGAGAACAATAAATTTTGCGTTTCTGTGCACTACCGGAACGTTGATGAAAAG TATTGGGATGTGGTGGGGCAACGTGTTCATGATGTTCTGAAGGGCTATCCGCGTTTGCGCTTAACTCATGGCCGGAAG GTTTTAGAGATCCGACCTGTGATTAACTGGGATAAGGGAAAAGCCGTCACCTTTTTACTTGAGTCACTTG GGCTAAACAATTGTGATGATGTGCTTCCTATATATATTGGAGATGATCGGACTGACGAAGATGCATTCAAG GTTTTGAGAGAGGGGAATAAAGGTTATGGGATCTTGGTGTCTTCATCACCAAAAGAAAGCAACGCAGTTTACTCTCTTCGTGATCCATCAGAG GTCATGGAATTTCTCAAGTCACTTGTGTTGTGGAAGTCAAGCTGCTTAAAAAGTCTTATATAG